A window from Sinanaerobacter sp. ZZT-01 encodes these proteins:
- a CDS encoding helix-turn-helix transcriptional regulator, with product MISYRPFRVLIAERNIEITQLAKDLGISPNTAAKLNAKKEENEPVSLKIIEKLCNHLGVPVEKIIEIK from the coding sequence GTGATTTCATATAGACCCTTTAGGGTATTGATAGCAGAAAGAAATATTGAAATAACTCAATTAGCAAAAGATTTGGGTATTTCACCAAATACTGCGGCTAAGTTAAATGCGAAAAAAGAGGAAAATGAGCCTGTTTCGCTGAAAATTATAGAAAAACTATGTAATCACTTAGGGGTCCCTGTAGAGAAAATTATAGAGATAAAGTAG